The following proteins are co-located in the Bacteroidota bacterium genome:
- a CDS encoding DUF1573 domain-containing protein, with translation MKKIIYSLTFLIALGISNQALAQEPPAKKTEKSHRWRLFKKKKEPKVEVPPAPPAEPFAEFSFEKETHDFGNVPNGPDVMYEFKFKNIGNSPLIISGVTAPCGCTAPEAPKDPIAPGATAGIKVVYHTQGRIGGISKAVTIISNSKSQPTKLIYITGNVNQ, from the coding sequence ATGAAAAAAATTATTTATTCATTGACTTTTTTGATAGCCTTGGGCATCAGTAACCAAGCATTAGCTCAAGAGCCTCCAGCAAAGAAAACAGAGAAGTCGCACCGCTGGAGATTGTTTAAAAAGAAAAAAGAGCCTAAAGTGGAAGTGCCGCCAGCACCCCCTGCCGAGCCTTTTGCAGAGTTTTCTTTTGAAAAAGAAACCCACGACTTTGGCAATGTACCCAATGGACCAGATGTGATGTACGAATTCAAATTTAAAAATATAGGTAACTCACCCTTGATTATCTCCGGTGTTACTGCTCCATGCGGGTGTACCGCCCCCGAAGCACCGAAAGACCCCATTGCACCAGGAGCAACAGCCGGCATTAAAGTAGTGTATCATACACAAGGAAGGATAGGTGGTATTTCGAAAGCGGTTACAATTATTTCCAATTCAAAATCGCAACCTACGAAACTAATTTATATAACAGGTAACGTAAACCAATAG
- a CDS encoding DUF1573 domain-containing protein, with protein MKKVILSATFAFAMIMGVNAQQTPAPVAANPNQADIQFEETLHDFGNIKEGTLATYEFKFKNTGKEPLILSNVQASCGCTTPTWPKEAIAPGKTAVITATFNSQGRPGVFNKVVTVTSNGKTSSVALTLKGFVETAPQQPTSPVVQPQQPKP; from the coding sequence ATGAAAAAAGTTATTCTATCCGCTACATTTGCTTTCGCCATGATAATGGGCGTTAACGCACAACAAACTCCAGCACCAGTGGCAGCTAATCCTAATCAAGCCGACATCCAATTTGAAGAAACGCTTCACGATTTTGGTAACATTAAAGAAGGCACGCTTGCTACCTACGAGTTCAAATTTAAAAACACCGGCAAAGAGCCTTTGATACTTTCAAATGTACAAGCCTCTTGCGGTTGCACCACACCTACTTGGCCTAAAGAAGCTATTGCTCCTGGCAAAACAGCCGTTATCACCGCTACTTTTAACTCGCAAGGCCGTCCTGGTGTGTTCAACAAAGTTGTTACTGTCACTTCAAACGGCAAAACATCTTCTGTAGCTCTTACCTTGAAAGGTTTTGTAGAAACAGCTCCGCAACAACCTACTTCACCAGTTGTACAACCTCAGCAACCAAAACCATAA
- a CDS encoding beta-ketoacyl-ACP synthase III, whose protein sequence is MGITAAITAVHGYVPDYILTNEELEKMVDTSDEWIMARTGIKERHILNEPGKATSDMGVEAINGLLKKRGISAEEIDLLICCTITGDMVFPATACIICDKIGAKNAWAYDLGAACSGFLFGLETANNMILSGKYKKVVVVGGDKMSSIIDYTERNTCIIFGDGMGAVLLEPNTEGLGIMDSILRVDGSGREFLHQKAGGSLKPPSHETIDAREHYVYQEGKTVFKFAVTNMAEVSREIMDRNNLVADDIAWLVPHQANKRIIDATAERMGIDSSKVMLNIERFGNTTNGTLPLCLWEWEDKLKKGDNIVLSAFGGGFTWGAIWIKWAY, encoded by the coding sequence ATGGGAATTACAGCAGCAATTACAGCGGTACATGGTTATGTGCCCGATTATATACTTACCAACGAAGAGTTGGAAAAGATGGTTGATACTTCGGATGAGTGGATTATGGCCCGTACAGGTATTAAAGAACGACATATATTAAACGAGCCTGGCAAAGCGACCAGTGACATGGGTGTTGAGGCCATCAATGGTTTGCTAAAGAAACGGGGCATCAGTGCCGAAGAAATAGATTTATTGATTTGTTGCACTATTACCGGAGATATGGTATTTCCTGCCACAGCTTGCATTATATGTGATAAGATTGGAGCCAAAAATGCGTGGGCCTACGATTTGGGTGCTGCGTGCTCTGGTTTTTTATTCGGATTGGAAACCGCCAACAATATGATATTGAGTGGCAAGTACAAAAAAGTGGTAGTAGTAGGCGGCGATAAAATGTCGTCTATTATAGATTATACCGAGCGTAATACCTGTATCATATTTGGCGACGGAATGGGAGCAGTATTGCTTGAGCCCAATACAGAGGGACTTGGTATTATGGATAGTATACTACGTGTAGATGGAAGTGGGCGGGAGTTCCTTCACCAAAAAGCAGGAGGTTCCTTAAAACCACCAAGCCATGAAACAATTGATGCACGCGAACATTATGTATATCAAGAAGGGAAGACGGTTTTCAAATTTGCGGTGACCAATATGGCCGAGGTGAGCAGAGAAATAATGGACCGCAATAATTTGGTGGCCGATGATATAGCTTGGCTAGTGCCACACCAAGCCAACAAAAGAATTATAGATGCAACTGCCGAACGTATGGGCATTGATAGCAGCAAAGTGATGTTGAATATTGAACGTTTTGGCAATACCACAAATGGTACGCTGCCCCTCTGTTTGTGGGAATGGGAAGACAAATTGAAGAAAGGTGATAATATAGTGTTATCGGCTTTCGGAGGTGGCTTTACTTGGGGAGCCATTTGGATTAAGTGGGCGTATTAA
- a CDS encoding VOC family protein has protein sequence MQTNYWTGIQQIGIGIKNVTEASRWYRDHFGFTAQVFDDAGEAALMLPYTKNEVRSRRAILSLNMAGGGGFEIWQYTSRVPVEPAKPIRLGNLGIYAPKLKCPDVQKAYAFLKSKNVKVAEPTENPNGEFTFWAWDLYNNPFNLASSKDWFQNAKHPIGGICGAVIGVSDMEKSIKYYKEVLGFDQEIYNTTGNFSDLPDLQNENFDRVLLKKNKPSVGAFSRLLGDTEIELIQAIDYKGTKIFEGRDWGDTGYIHICFDVVDMKGLEAHCIKHNSPFTVDSGETFDMGDSGGRFSYTEDPDGTLIEFVETHKVPILKKLGLFLNLKNKQHKPLADWMVRLLGISKVK, from the coding sequence ATGCAAACAAATTATTGGACAGGGATACAACAGATAGGCATCGGCATTAAAAACGTTACAGAAGCTTCTCGCTGGTACCGTGATCATTTTGGTTTTACGGCTCAGGTTTTTGATGATGCTGGCGAGGCTGCTCTCATGCTGCCTTATACAAAAAATGAAGTGCGTTCTCGCAGAGCTATACTTTCATTGAACATGGCAGGCGGTGGTGGTTTTGAAATTTGGCAGTACACCAGTCGTGTGCCTGTGGAACCTGCAAAACCAATACGATTGGGCAACTTGGGAATATATGCTCCCAAACTAAAATGCCCCGATGTGCAAAAGGCCTACGCTTTTTTGAAAAGCAAAAATGTAAAAGTAGCAGAACCGACTGAAAACCCCAATGGAGAATTTACTTTTTGGGCTTGGGACTTATATAATAATCCTTTTAATTTGGCAAGTTCTAAAGATTGGTTTCAAAACGCAAAGCACCCGATTGGTGGAATTTGCGGTGCGGTAATTGGTGTTTCTGATATGGAGAAATCCATCAAGTATTATAAAGAAGTCTTGGGTTTCGATCAAGAAATATATAATACTACTGGAAATTTTTCTGATTTGCCCGATTTGCAAAATGAAAATTTTGACCGTGTATTATTGAAAAAAAATAAACCATCTGTAGGTGCATTTAGCAGATTGCTGGGCGATACAGAAATAGAACTAATACAAGCCATAGATTATAAAGGAACAAAAATATTTGAAGGCCGTGATTGGGGCGATACAGGTTATATACATATATGTTTTGATGTGGTGGACATGAAAGGGCTCGAAGCACATTGTATAAAACACAATTCACCTTTTACAGTTGATAGCGGGGAAACCTTTGATATGGGCGATAGTGGCGGACGATTTAGTTATACAGAAGACCCCGACGGAACCTTGATAGAATTTGTAGAAACCCACAAAGTTCCGATTCTTAAAAAGTTAGGTCTATTTCTCAATCTCAAAAACAAACAACACAAACCTTTGGCCGATTGGATGGTACGTTTATTGGGTATTAGTAAAGTGAAATGA